In Streptomyces sclerotialus, the DNA window GGCTGGACGCTGGGGGCCTCACCGGCGCGCCGGTACTTCGTCGCGGCGGGGAGCAGCAGGACGGAGGCGGCCAGGGAGCCGAGCGGGGAGTCCGGCGCGGTGGTCACGGCGTGCACCTCGGCGCCCGCCCTGACGGCCTGTTCCGCGACCCGCACCGTGCCGGCCGTGGTGCCCGAGCCGGAGACCGCGACGACGGTGTCGCCGTCGGCGACGGCCGGGGTGGTGGTCTCGCCGATGACGTGGACGGGCAGGCCGAGGTGCATCAGCCGCATGGCGAAGGCCTTGGCCATGAAGCCGGAGCGGCCCTCACCCGCGACGAAGACGCGGCGGGCGCGCAGGAGTACGGCCGCGAGCGTGTCGAGCGCCGTGGCGTCGACGGCGGCGAGCACGCCGCGCATCTCGTCCTGCACGGTGTCCAGCAGGGCTGCGGTGGTGGGGAGTTCGCGCCGGTCGGTCATGGTGGTTCCTTACGTGGTGGGAGGGTGGGTGCGGCGGGTGTCAGCGGCCGGCGGCCGCGGCGAGGGAGCGGGCCGCCGCTCCGGGGTCGGCGGCGGCGGTCACCGCGGAGCCGACGATGACACGTACGGAGTCGGGGCCGGTGAAGGCCGGCAGGTCGGCGGCGGTCAGGCCGCCCGCGACGGCGACCCGGCGGCCGTGCCGCCAGGGCCCGAGGAGATCGGCGGGGTTGCCGCCGGCCCGCTGGGCGTCCTTGCCGACGTGGGCGGCGAGCACGGTGTCGGCGGGGAGCCGCGCGGCGAGGGCGGCGCGCCGTCCCCCGGTGGTCCGCATCAGGTCGACGACGGTCTCGGTACCGCGTTCGGCGGCGACGCGCACGGCGGCGTCCAGGGTCGCGTCGGCGGCGGCCCCGAGGACGGTCGCGGAGGCGGCGCCCGCGTCGTACGCGAGGGTGAACTCGAACACCGCGTCGTCCGCGGTCTTCAGGTCGGCCAGTACGGGGACGTGCCCCGCCGCCGCGGCGACCTCGGTCACGGCGCGCATCCCGAAGTGCTTGATCAGCGAGGTGCCGACCTCGATCCAGTCGGTGTGCGGGGCGACGGCCTCGGTGATCCGGACCGCCCGCGCCAGGGGCATCCGGTCCAGGGCGATCTGCAGCTCTACGGCCATGAGGCCAACTCCTCGTGTTTCTCAGGGTGTCCGGACGGGTCGGTCAGGCGGCGGCGTGGGAGCGGAGGAACGCCGTCAGCCGGGTGCGGGTGGGCAGGCCGTCCCGGTCGCCGTGGCTGGTGGTGGCGAGGGCGCCCACGGCGGCGGCCCTGGCCAGGGACGCGCGCGGGCCGAGCCCGTCCAGGTGGGCGCTGATCAGCCCGGCCGCGAAGCCGTCGCCCGCACCCACGGTGTCGACGGCCCGTACGGGGAGGGCGGGCTGCGCCCAGGTCCCGCCCGCGGCGTCGTACAGGTCTGCGCCGCGCGCGCCGTCCTTGAGGACGACGCGGCGCACGCCCCGCGCCAGGTACCAGCGGGCCACGTCGGCGGGGGCCCGCTCGCCGGTGAGCAGCCGGCCCTCGTCCAGTCCCGGCAGTACCCAGTCGGCGCGGGCCGCCAGATCGTTGACGGTCCGGACCATCTCGTCGCGGTCGGGCCAGAGCGCGGGGCGCAGGTTCGGGTCGAACGAGACGGTGAGCCCGGCGGCGCGGGCCGTGGCCATGGCGCGGTGGGTGAAGGCGCGCGCAGTGGGCGAGAGGGCGGCGGGGATGCCGGTCACGTGGAGGTGGCGGGCGCCGCGTAGGTAGGCGTCGGTGGCTTCGGAGGGCGCCAGGCGGCTGCCGGCGGAGTGCCTGCGGAAGTACACCACCTCCGGGTCGCCCGCGGTGACGCGGCTCTTGAGCTGGAAGCCGGTACGGGCCTCGGGGTCCACGGTCACCTGGGCGGTGTCCACGCCCTCGGCACGCAGGGCGGCGAGCGCGTGGGCACCGAGCGGATCGTCGCCGACGCGCCCCACCCAGCCCGCCCGGTGGCCGAGGCGGACCAGTCCGGTGGCGACGTTGATCTCGGCGCCGGCCAGCGAGCGGGTGTAGTGGGTGACGTCGGCCAGCGGTCCGTCGTCGGCGGCGACGAGCATGCCCATGACCTCGCCGAAGGTCACCACGTCGAGGCGGCGCCGAGGGGGAGGGCTGGGGGTCAACGGGGGCCTCCGGCGCGTACGTGGGTGGTCGGGGTGCCGAGGGGTGTGGTCAGAGTGCCGATGCCGGCGACGGTGGCGTCCGCCCGCCCTCCTGGGCCGATCGGACCGTACTCGCCGGGGGCGCCGGTGAGGACGACGTCACCGGGGCCGAGCGGCAGGAAGCCGCCCAGGTAGCAGAGGATCTCGGCCACGCCGCGGGCGAGTTCGCGGGTCGAGGCGGGGCGCAGCGGTACGCCGTCGAGGGCGAGCGATACCTCGGTGTCGTCGGGTGCGGGGAGCTCGGTCTCGATCCAGGGGCCGAGCGGGGTGAAGCCCGGCCGGCCTTTGGCCGAGGTCCACAGCGGGTCGTCGCGTTGCAGGTCGCGGGCGGTGATGTCGTTGGCGACGGCCCAGCCGAACACGGTGCGCAGGACGGTGTCGGGGGTGTGTCCGGCGGGCGAGTCGGCGAGGACGACGGCCAGTTCGGCCTCGGCGTCGACGCGGCCGATGCCGTCCGGGAGGTACACCGGCTCCTCGGGGCCGATGACCGAGCGGGCAGGCTTGAGGAAGGCCTGCGGGGGCCGGGCGCGGTCGGCCGGGCCGGTGTTGCGGGCCATGCCGACGACGGTGCGCGGCTCGACCGGGGCGAGCAGCCGGACCTCGGCGAGCGGGAGGCGGCGGCCGAGGCGTACGGGTGCACGGGCGGCGGCGCCGCCCGCCGCTCCCCCGGCCGCGAACGGGTCGGCGACGAGGTCGGCGGTGTCACCGTCGAGTACGGCGTGTGCGGTGCCGCCGGCGTGGGCGATCCGGGCGATGCGCATGCTGCTGTCAGGCGTCCTTCGTGAGGGGTGCCGTCAGCGGCACCGGGACGGCGTCAGCGCGGGGCGCCCGTACCGCGCACATCAGCGCGGCGGCGAGTACGAGGCAGCCGGCCATGGTGAGGAATGACGTGGCGGTGGAGCCGGTCACGTCGTTCAGCGTGCCGATCAGGTAGCTGCCCGCGAAGCCGCCGAGCGCGCCGAAGGAGTTGATGAGGCCGACGGCGGCGGCGCTCAGCTTCTGCGGGAGGAGTTCGGGGATGGTGGCGAAGTAGGGGCCGTACGGCGCGTACATACCGGCCGCGGCGACGCACAGCAGCGGGTACGACAGCCAGAACGCGTCGCCGAGCAGGTAGGAGCCGTAGAAGCCGGCGGCGCCGAGCAGCAGCCAGGGCCACACGTACCGGCCGCGGGCGCCGGCCCGGTCCGAGGCGCGGCTGTTCCAGAGCATCGCGGCACAGGCGAAGACGTACGGCAGGGCCGAGATGAGGCCGGTGAGGCCGATGCCCTCGTCGCTGCCGGCGCGGACGATGGACGGCAGCCAGAAGACGAAGCCGTAGACGCCGAGGCTCCACAGGAAGTACTGGAGGGAGAGCAGGACGACGTTGCGGGAGCGGAGCGCGGCGAGGTAGCTGCCGCCCGCCGCGGGCAGCCGGCGCTGTTCGGCGGCGAGGGCGCCTTCGAGGGCCGTGCGCTCCTCGGGCGTCAGCCACTTGGCGTCGCGCGGATGGTCGTCGATGCACTTGTGGAAGACGACCGCCCAGATCAGGGCCGGTACGCCCTGGGCGATGAACATGCCGTGCCAGCCGACCCATTCGACGAGATAGCCGGAGACGACGGTGAGCCACAGGACGGTGGCGGGGTTGCCGAGGATGAGCCAGGTGTTGGCGCGGCCGCGCTCGCGGGAGGTGAACCAGTGGGTGATGTGGATGACCATCGCGGGCAGCACCGCGGCTTCGGAGACGCCGAGCAGGAAGCGCACCACCATCAGCACGCGCACGTCGGGGATGAGTCCCTGCGCGGTGGCGAGCACGCCCCACAGCACCAGGCACCACACGATGAGCTTCTTGACGCTCCGTCGCTCGGCATAGATGGCGCCGGGGATCTGGAAGGCGAAGTAGCCGAGGAAGAACAGCGAGCCGAGCAGGGCCGAGACGGAGCCGGTGATGTGCAGATCGTCGGCCATGCCGCCGGCGGCGGCCACGGAGAAGTTGGAGCGTTCCAGGTAGGCGAAGCTGTAGGTCACGAAGACCACGGGCATCAGCCGGGTCCAGCGCCGGCGGCTGAGGGCGGCGGCGGGCGCCGGGGCGGCGGCCGGGGGCGGGGTCGTCGACATCCAGGAGGCCTTTCTCCCGAGACGGCAGGGCAGGGCGAGCGGGTTTTTGCCACGATGCGGCAAGGCCTGCCGCAAGCTGAAAAGAGAATGGCGGCCACGTTTCCGCCTGTCAACGGATTGTTTCCGTATGGAAGAAACCCTTGCCGCGATACGGGAAACGGTGTGGGAAACTGACGACATGTCCGCCAGCACTTCCGCCCCCGCTCCGCCCTCCGACATGGTCGGCAAGGCCCTGCACGTGCTCACCCTGCTCGGCGAGCGCCCGGGCGGCGTCACCCTCTCGGAACTCGCCCGCACTTCCGGCTTCCCGACCAGCACGTGCTACCGGCTCCTGAAGTCCCTCACCCGGGACAGCTTCGTGGAGTTCGACGCCCGCTCGAAGCACTACACGCTCGGCCTGCGGGTGTACCAGCTCGGCCAGCGGGTCTCGCACGCGCACGGCTTCGCCGGGGTCGCGCTCCCCGTGATGCGCAGGCTCGCCGAAACCTGCCGGGAGGCCGTCCTGATGTCGGTACTGGACGGCGACAAGCAGCTCTACATCCACCACGTGGAAGGCCCGCAGCAGGTGAGCGTCCGCGGCGAGCCCGGCAAGCACGGCCCGGTGCACTGCACGGCGATGGGCAAGGCACTGATCGCGTTCGCCCCGGCGGACGTACGCCGAGCACTCGTCGACGGCGTCGAACTGACCGCGCTGGGCCCCAACGCGATCACCGACCGGGCGGCCTTCCGCACGGAGATCGAGACGGTACGGGCCCAGGGGCACGCCGTCGCCGACGAGGAACACGAACCCGGCATCCGGGCCCTCGGCGTCCCCATCACCGGCCCGGACGGCATCGCACACGCCGCACTCTCGGTCGCGGCCCCCGCCTTCCGCATGCCCCTCCCCGACCTGCTGGCCCTCCGCCCCGCCCTGACGACCGCAGCCCAGGAACTCGCGGCACTGCTGCCGCCCAGGGCCTGCTGAGGCCGTGCCAGAAACCGGAGCGCCTGCCGGCTGCCGATCGTCCACGAAGCCGGGCCGTGTCGACGTCTTCACGTCCGTACGGACGGCTGGATACGTTCTGGGGTATGGAAGGCATGGAAGTCGACCTCGTCCTGAGCGACAAGCTGAGCGCGGACGTGATGGATGACATCGAAGCGGAGTTCCGGGGGTGGGGGCTCACTCCCACCGTCCGGCTGCTTCCGCCCAGGCGGGGCGCCCAGTTCGATCTGCTCGTCCTGGCCACCTTGCCGCTGGCTTCCTTCCTGAACACCCTGGCCTCGAAATTCGCCGAGGACGCCTTCCAGAGTCTGCGCAATCTGATCCAGCGCGTGCTTCCCGGACGGACGACGGCCACCGGTACCGCACACGTACTCGTCCTCCAGGACGAGCAGAGCGGCACCCGGATCACCCTGGAACCCGACCTGCCGATCGAGGGCTACCACGCCCTTCTGACCAGCGATCTCGCCGCATCACCCGGCGCCACCCTGCGGTACGACCGGGCCCGGCACGCATGGAGCTCCGGCTGACCCTGCGCCCCTTCCCCTTCCCCTTCCCCTTCAGCTGAAGAGCCTGATGGTCACGGTGAAGTCCCCTGTGTTGTCGTCGGCGGTGCGATCGTTCAGTCCGAGCAGCAACTCCCCCGCGGTCTCCGCACGGCCGTTGACGCCACCCCCCACGAAGAAGGGAGTGGCCTGGTCGCCGACCTTGGCGAGCAACGCTGCGAAGTTCACCTGCTCCACCCAGACCAAGGAGTCGTTCCGCCGGCCGGCGTCACCGTCCGGACCGCTGTACGTACCCGACTCCGAGGAGACCCGGCCGGTGGCCTCGATCCTGTACTGCTGCCCCGCCCGTACCTGCACGCCCGTCCTGGTCCAGGGCTGGTTGGCCTCCACCCGGACGACGGCCGACCGCGTCGGAGCCGACGGCTTGGCCGAGGTGAACATCACCGCCAGCAGAACAGCCAGAGCACCGACGACCGCCGCGGCAACGACCAGGAGGCGGCGGCGGTTGCCGGACCCTCGCTTCCGGCCGCCGCGGTCCCCCCGCGCCTTCGGCGGACGTACGGGGCCACCGGGCGTCGGCACCCGGGCATACGGCACGTCAGCAGGCGGGGGCTGGAACTCCGGCTCGGGCGGGCGCTGAGGCCCTGGATCGAACGAACGCTGAGGCCCTGGAACGGACGGGCGCAGGAGCCCTGGATCGAACGAACGCTGAGGCCCTGGATCGTGCGGGGGCTGAGGCCCTGGTTCGTGCGGGGGCTGAGGCCCTGGTTCGGGTCCGGGCCAGGGCTGTTCCGGCGGCTGCACCGGCCGGGGACTCTCCGGTTCGTCCTGCTCAGGGAAGACCGGGGCCTGCGTCGGCGCCACATCGAAGATCTGGCCGTCGCTCTGCCGGAGATAGAGGACCGGGGTGCCCCATTCCAGGCTGTTGGGACGGGCCAGGCTGAGTTCGAGGCGGGCATTGCGGACGGCCACATCGATCGGCTGCCCGAAAGCGACCCCCTCGTAGAAAGAACTGGTGAATTCGATCGCCGCGTCGTCCGATATCTCGAACTGCATGGCCAGCACGGCCGGAACGCCCCGCCGGATGAGCGTGGCAGCCGAACTGGAGAACAGATCCGTCGTGCTCGCAAGGGCCGATTCACAGGAGTTCAGCAGGATCAGCCGCAGCGAGGAATGCAGATTGACGACCTGGGCGAGCCGACTGGCCCTGAGACAGTACGTACTGGCGTCCCCGCCGGGCAGATAGAACACCCCTTCACCGGCGACGGTGTCGAAGCCCCCGTGCGCGATCAGATGCAGGACATGCCACTTCCCGCTGTTGAGGGCGTGGACGAGGTCCCGCCAGGTCTCCCCCTGGACCCAGTCGAGTTCGATACGGCGGTCGCGCGCCAGATGACTCAGCGCGCGCTGCAGCCGCGCCTTCTCCGCCGCCACGTCGAGCCGGTCCAGCCCCGCCGGGCGGGCACTCATGCCGAGGATCCGCAACGGCGGTGCGACGCGCAACGGCCGCGCCGTCTCCAGAATCTCCGGATAGCGCACCAGCGGCATGCTCAGCGAGAGGTAGTCGTCGCGCCGCGTGTCGTAGAGGAACTCCCAGGGCAGCGCGGCGAACTCCGCCGACCGCAGCCGCAGGACGAGCCGCACCGAGCAGTCCTGTTGCGCCGCCTGCTGCCGGGTCGTGTCGAACAAGGTCCGCACGTCCCCGACGAACAGCTTGTCGAACAGCTCCGCCCCCAGCTGCTGCACCGCTTCTTCGTCCCTGGACGGCACCCTGCGGGTCACCGCGGCGGAGGACAGCAAGGCGAACCGGAGACGCTGCAGCCGCTGTTCGAGCAGCAGGTCCTGCGGAGTGAGGCCGGTGTCGGCGACGCATTCGCCACCGACACCGGACCTGGCCTCGATGCGGTACCCCGCGTTCGTCTCGCTCACCTCGAGCTCCAGCTCGAAGCCCCGCTCACGCATCGGTCACGGCCCTTCGGGTGAGGCCCGACGTGTCGGGTCCGGCCCCTCGGAGCGGGCCTGCCCTTCCGACAGCCGATGGCCGCAGTGGGTGCAGAACACGGCGCCGGGGTTGTACGGCCAATGGCACTGCGGGCACTTGGGGGGACGCTCGGGACGGAACCCACCCGGGGCCGACGGGTCCCGGCGCAGGGTGACCGTCTCCGACCCGCGCGGCCGGGACGCCCCGGCCGCCCATTGCCCGTACCCGGGCGGGGCACCGCCGGAGGCCGGCGGGTGCTGCTCCTCCGGCGGCGGACCGTTCCGCCGCCGCCGGCGCCACAACAGACCGAACACGAGCAGCGCCGCCAGCACAACGCCTCCACCGATACCGGCGATCAACGCCACGGGCACGCCGGGGTCGTCCGGCGCGGGGGGTTGGGGTTCGGGCTGGGGTTTGGGCCGGTCACCGTACTTCTGCTTCAGCTCGGCTGCCTTCGCCTTCTTCTCCACCGCCGGCTTGTTGGACGGCATGATCGCGGTCACCTGGTCAAATTTGTTGATGGCGTCGCTGTAATAGCCGTGGTAGAAATCGGTGAGCCCCGCCCGGTAAATGGTGTCGAGGTGCCCGAGTTCGTTCTTCACTCCGTTGCGGCTCAGCAACTCACTGACGACCGTGGCCGGCACGATGTAGTTGGCGTCACGTTGCAGCGATACGGAACTCGCCAGACCGACGATCTGACCGTCCAGATCGATCGTGGCGCCACCGCTCATGCCGTCACTCAGATCGGCGCTGGTCGCGTAGAACAGGTTGCCCTGGCCGTGTTGTCCCTCCGTGTCCATGGAGTCGATCCGCCCGCCCCGGCTGGTCAAGGCGATTTCCTTTTCCTGAGCTTTCTCAGCGAAATTCGCGAGCCCATAGGGGTAGCCGATGGCGAGGACTTCGTCGCCTTCCTGGATGCCGCTCTTCGGTGACACCACCGCCACCGGAAGATCTTCTTGTTCCACCTTCAGTAGCGCGACGTCGCCTTCGCTGTGAGGCTTCACCTCGAGCACACGAGCCGACATGTCATCCGAGAAGTCGGGATCTTCTCCAATGCGCCAAGTGGCGTGGCCGCCGCCTACCTGAATGTGCACTTGGCGATCCGGACGGGAATCCCTGTACCTCCCCTGGATGATCCATCCCATGTTTCCCTGCGCGATCTTCTCGATCAGAGCGCCGCGTTGCGAGGCAGGAAGCTCTTCGGATTCGATGAGCGCGTCGACGACCCGCGCGATCGCCTCGCCCTGCGCGCCTTCCAGGCCGTCATCGATGCAATGACCGGCCGTCACTATGTATCCGGTCGAGTTCACGATCGTCCCGGTGCACGCCTCGGTCCACTGCAACGACATGTCCCCGAAGTTGTCGGTGATGACACGAGCGGTCCAGTTCGTCTGGACGAACACGGTCGCGGGCCGAATCCACTCTTGCGCACGGCTCTGCGCTGACATCTCTGGCAGCGGGTCAGCGCTTTCCGCCGCGGCGGTGACCCCGCCGGGGATCTGCACCAGAGCCGCGGTCACCAGTGCCACGAGCAGTCGAGTGCGGTTCCGTGAGCGGCCTCTCTGTTTCCTCAAGGGCAGCATGACTCTCCAGAGCGTCGGCGGGAGAAGGGACGACGCACCGGCCGGTGGTGCTCACTTCACTACATGCGTAAATGCACGTACTGACACCAGCCGGTGAGTTCTGGTACCGACGCTGTACCGCGTCCGTGGTGATGGTGCGGCAAGCGGCGGTGCGGTGCCTCCCCGCACTCGGAATGCGGCTGCCGACGACGGCAGGAGTGGCGGGAGATGCTGTGGGAAAAGCATGGTGTGTTCGTCGGCCCGCTGCGTCCCGCTCAGTAATGGGTGCACCCATATCAGTCAAGACCAGAAAGCCGGACACCCTGAGATAAGCATCGTTCCCCATGGGTGTCCATACGCTGTCGAACGTAGTGGCCTAGGCCGCGTCAGAGGCTACGCCGGTCGGCCGCCGCGGGGCCCGGCCTCGTCCGGCCGCCCCCGCCCCCGGCTGCCGGCCCGTCACTAAAGCGCATTAGTTGCCGTCCGGGTCTGGTCTTTCCTCTTCCTCCCTCGCCAGAATTGCCTGCGGCCGGTCAGTGGTCACTGGGGTCAGTCAGGACAGTCGAGGCACTCAGATCACTTGGATCACTCAGGTCACTCGGAATGCGGTCCCGGGAAAGGGAGAAGTCCGATGCACATGAGCAGACGTGGCGTGCTTCTTGCGTCGCTGGCACTGTCCGCGGCCGCCGCGGCACCGGCCTGGGCCGCGGGGGCCGTGGCGCCGGGCCGGCGGCTCTGCGTCTATTACCAGACGCAGTACTCCAACGGCGCGTACGTCTCGCCGCTCGGCCTCACCGAGCACGGCACCGGGACAACTCACGTACTGGTGGCGGCCGTTCACCTCAACGACGTGGGCGGGCCGTACGCGCCGGTGCATCTGAACGACGACCCGCCTGAGGCGGCGAAGTACGACGTCATGTGGCGGGACCTGGACACGATGCGGGCGCGGGGCGTGCGTGTCCTCGCCATGCTGGGCGGTGCGGCGCCGGGCAGTTTCCAGCGGCTGGACACCGAATTCGGTACCTATTACCCGCTGCTGCGGGATTTCCTGCGCCGGTACGGGCTGGACGGTGTGGACCTCGATGTCGAGGAGCGGATGTCGCTCGCCGGGATCGAGCGGGTCATCGACGCGCTGCGGGCCGACTTCGGGCCGGACTTCCTCATCACCCTCGCGCCGGTGGCGAGCGCGCTGAGCGGCGGCGGGAACCTCTCCGGATTCGACTACGAAAAGCTGTACCGGGACCGCGGCCGCGACATCGCGTGGTTCCACGCCCAGTTCTACAACGGCTGGGGCAGCCTGGCCGCGACCCGGGACTACGACGCGATCATCGGCCGCGGGCTGATCCCGGCCGAGAAGGTCGTCGCGGGCACGCTGACCGCCCCGGCCAACGGCAACGGCTATGTCGACCTGGCGACCCTCAGGACGACGGTCGGCGCGCTGCGGAAGAAGTACGCCGGATTCGGCGGGGTGGCCGGCTGGGAGTACTTCAATTCCCAGCCGGGCGGCACGGCCGCTCCGTGGCGGTGGGCGGCGGAGGTTTCCGGGGCGTTGTTCCGCTGACCCCGGTGTGCCACCGCCCGCCCGGTGTTCGGCGCGGCCGGGGGCGGGCCCTACGCCCTGACGGCCACCGAAGGGGGCGAGGCGTCCGCCCCCTTCGGGTCTCGGGTCACTGGTAGACCTTGTTCGTGCCCGGGCCGCCGGAGAGGGTGTCCTTGCCCGCGCCGCCGTACAGCACGTCGTTGCCGCTGTTGCCGTACATCGTGTCGTTGCCGTTCTCGCCGTGCAGCGTGTCGTTGCCCCGGCCGCCGTAGACCTCGTCGTTGTCCGACCCGGCGTGCAGGATGTCGTTGCCGTCGTCGCCGTACAGGGCGTTGATGTCACCGGTGCCGGTGACCTCGTCGTCTCCGGCGCCACCGCGGCAGATGTACTGGCAGGCGCCGGTGAGGACGTCGTCGCCGGCCCCGCCGTCGGCACCGAGGCCGTCGGTGCCGTCGATGCGGTCGTTGCCGTCCCCGCCGTTGTACTGGTTCTGTCCGGTGCCCTTGAGGACGTCGTCGCCCGATCCGCCGTGGACCGCCGCGATCGCGGCGGTGTCGGAGGCGATCGTCGCCGTGTCGTCGCCGTCGCCGAGGTCCACCTCGTAGGTGGTGGAGTCGTCGGAGCCCAGGGGCTCGGGGATCGTGCACTGCACGACGGTGTGATCGGCCGCCGAGGGGAAGGTGCAGGCGTCCCACTCGCCCGCGCTCGGGTCGATGGCCATGCCGGCCTGGTCGCGGAAGGTGATGAGGTAGTCGGACCCGAACTCGGAGGGGTCGACGTCGGTGTACGCCACGGATACCGAAAGCCGGTTCGTCTGGCCGGCGGCGGCCTGGTACCGGAGTGCGCCTTCGTCGTGGACGAGGGTGGCCTGGGGCGCGGTGTCGGCGTGGGCGGCGGGCGCCGTGAGCACGGCACCGCTCACCGCGAGGGCGAGGGTGGCGACGGCGGTTGCGGTGGCGGCGAATGCGGGCTTGCGCATGCGGAAGTCCCCCTTGTGGAACGGGTGATGAGGCGGTCGGGACCGGTGTACGGAGCACCGATCACCTGACTAGACACGTGCCCCGCTGCGACGGTTGCGCCGAAAATGCCTCTATGAGGCCGTAGTTACCACATGTCATGCACGGGCTTCCGGGAGTTCCGCCGGAGTGTTCCGGAAGGTAACCCGGCGGCCGCAGCGTCTCCCCTCCCGGCAGGCGGGCCGTCACCTTCGTACGCGCGTTCTTGAGAACGCGCCGGGTCAGGGTGTGGTCCTGAGTGGTGGCGCGTACGTCACCGGTGACCTGCAGCCCGGTGACCGCGCGGCTGCGGTGACGAGCAGGTACCACTGCGCCGAGGGGGCGCGCCAAGTGTCGGCCCGCGGGCAGGCACACCGCGGGGCCGCCGCCCTCCGGCAGCTGCTGCCGGGCGACGGTCACCCTTTCGGGGCCAACCGGCCGGGCCCGCGCTCACCGGTTCGGACCGCGACGGGCCCGGCCCGGCGTGCCGTTGCACCGGGGGATGCCGTGGGGCCGGCCCGGTCCGTGACGCCCCCGGTGTCGAGGAAGCGGCTCAGGGGCAGCGTCGCGGCGCCGACCGTCACCGCGTCCGCGCCGAGCTGCCCGAGCTCGATCGTGGCGCGCGCCGCCGGGAAGCGCAGGGCGTACGCCGCGGTGGCCTCCCGTACGGCGGGCAGCAGGCGGGGCCCGAGGAGGAGGCCCGCCCAGCCGGCCAGGACGATGCGTTCGGGGTTGAAGAGGTTGACCAGGTCGGCGATGCCCGCGCCGAGGTATTCGGCGGTCTCGGCCAGTACGTCGGCGGCGGCCGGGGCTCCGGAGGCGAGCAGCGCGGCCAGCGCGGTCTCCTCGTCGGCACCGGGTGCGGCCCCGCCGCCGGCTTCCCGCCACCGCTCCAGGACCGCCTCCGCGCCGACGTACGCCTCCAGGCAGCCGTGGGCGCCGCAGCGGCAGCGGCGGCCGCGCAGCTGCATGGTGGTGTGGCCCCACTCCCCCGCGCCGTGCGCAGCGCCGCCGTACGCGCTGCCGTCGGTGATCACGCTGGCGCCGACGCCGGAGCCGATGAGGGCGATGACGGCGTCGCGCGCCCCCCGGCCCGCGCCGAACCACATCTCCGCCTGGCCGAGCGTCTTGGCGCCGTTGGAGACGAACAGCGTCGTCCGCTCGTCCAGCCGGGCGGCTTCGCGGAGCAGGGATTCCAGGGGGACGGCGTCCCAGCCGACGGTCTGGCCGTGCACCACGGCGCCGCCGCGTGCCGGGTCCTCCTCGACGATGCCCGGCACGCCGACGCCGATGCCGACCAGCGGGCCGTGCGGCACGCCGGCGCTGCGCACCGCCCGCAGGCCGTCGGCTATGAGGCGTACGACGTGGGCGACGTTGTGTCCGTCGTCCTTCAAAGGGTGTTCGCATCGGGCGAGCTCGGTCATCGACACGTCGAAGAGTTCGACGCGTATTCGTGTCTCTCCGACGTC includes these proteins:
- a CDS encoding fumarylacetoacetate hydrolase family protein, which produces MRIARIAHAGGTAHAVLDGDTADLVADPFAAGGAAGGAAARAPVRLGRRLPLAEVRLLAPVEPRTVVGMARNTGPADRARPPQAFLKPARSVIGPEEPVYLPDGIGRVDAEAELAVVLADSPAGHTPDTVLRTVFGWAVANDITARDLQRDDPLWTSAKGRPGFTPLGPWIETELPAPDDTEVSLALDGVPLRPASTRELARGVAEILCYLGGFLPLGPGDVVLTGAPGEYGPIGPGGRADATVAGIGTLTTPLGTPTTHVRAGGPR
- a CDS encoding orotidine 5'-phosphate decarboxylase / HUMPS family protein; the protein is MAVELQIALDRMPLARAVRITEAVAPHTDWIEVGTSLIKHFGMRAVTEVAAAAGHVPVLADLKTADDAVFEFTLAYDAGAASATVLGAAADATLDAAVRVAAERGTETVVDLMRTTGGRRAALAARLPADTVLAAHVGKDAQRAGGNPADLLGPWRHGRRVAVAGGLTAADLPAFTGPDSVRVIVGSAVTAAADPGAAARSLAAAAGR
- a CDS encoding MFS transporter; this encodes MSTTPPPAAAPAPAAALSRRRWTRLMPVVFVTYSFAYLERSNFSVAAAGGMADDLHITGSVSALLGSLFFLGYFAFQIPGAIYAERRSVKKLIVWCLVLWGVLATAQGLIPDVRVLMVVRFLLGVSEAAVLPAMVIHITHWFTSRERGRANTWLILGNPATVLWLTVVSGYLVEWVGWHGMFIAQGVPALIWAVVFHKCIDDHPRDAKWLTPEERTALEGALAAEQRRLPAAGGSYLAALRSRNVVLLSLQYFLWSLGVYGFVFWLPSIVRAGSDEGIGLTGLISALPYVFACAAMLWNSRASDRAGARGRYVWPWLLLGAAGFYGSYLLGDAFWLSYPLLCVAAAGMYAPYGPYFATIPELLPQKLSAAAVGLINSFGALGGFAGSYLIGTLNDVTGSTATSFLTMAGCLVLAAALMCAVRAPRADAVPVPLTAPLTKDA
- a CDS encoding IclR family transcriptional regulator gives rise to the protein MSASTSAPAPPSDMVGKALHVLTLLGERPGGVTLSELARTSGFPTSTCYRLLKSLTRDSFVEFDARSKHYTLGLRVYQLGQRVSHAHGFAGVALPVMRRLAETCREAVLMSVLDGDKQLYIHHVEGPQQVSVRGEPGKHGPVHCTAMGKALIAFAPADVRRALVDGVELTALGPNAITDRAAFRTEIETVRAQGHAVADEEHEPGIRALGVPITGPDGIAHAALSVAAPAFRMPLPDLLALRPALTTAAQELAALLPPRAC
- the hxlB gene encoding 6-phospho-3-hexuloisomerase, which translates into the protein MTDRRELPTTAALLDTVQDEMRGVLAAVDATALDTLAAVLLRARRVFVAGEGRSGFMAKAFAMRLMHLGLPVHVIGETTTPAVADGDTVVAVSGSGTTAGTVRVAEQAVRAGAEVHAVTTAPDSPLGSLAASVLLLPAATKYRRAGEAPSVQPLSSLFDQATHVGLDVVALRLAHLLEVDNEHARAAHANTE
- a CDS encoding CHAT domain-containing protein is translated as MRERGFELELEVSETNAGYRIEARSGVGGECVADTGLTPQDLLLEQRLQRLRFALLSSAAVTRRVPSRDEEAVQQLGAELFDKLFVGDVRTLFDTTRQQAAQQDCSVRLVLRLRSAEFAALPWEFLYDTRRDDYLSLSMPLVRYPEILETARPLRVAPPLRILGMSARPAGLDRLDVAAEKARLQRALSHLARDRRIELDWVQGETWRDLVHALNSGKWHVLHLIAHGGFDTVAGEGVFYLPGGDASTYCLRASRLAQVVNLHSSLRLILLNSCESALASTTDLFSSSAATLIRRGVPAVLAMQFEISDDAAIEFTSSFYEGVAFGQPIDVAVRNARLELSLARPNSLEWGTPVLYLRQSDGQIFDVAPTQAPVFPEQDEPESPRPVQPPEQPWPGPEPGPQPPHEPGPQPPHDPGPQRSFDPGLLRPSVPGPQRSFDPGPQRPPEPEFQPPPADVPYARVPTPGGPVRPPKARGDRGGRKRGSGNRRRLLVVAAAVVGALAVLLAVMFTSAKPSAPTRSAVVRVEANQPWTRTGVQVRAGQQYRIEATGRVSSESGTYSGPDGDAGRRNDSLVWVEQVNFAALLAKVGDQATPFFVGGGVNGRAETAGELLLGLNDRTADDNTGDFTVTIRLFS
- a CDS encoding sugar kinase codes for the protein MTPSPPPRRRLDVVTFGEVMGMLVAADDGPLADVTHYTRSLAGAEINVATGLVRLGHRAGWVGRVGDDPLGAHALAALRAEGVDTAQVTVDPEARTGFQLKSRVTAGDPEVVYFRRHSAGSRLAPSEATDAYLRGARHLHVTGIPAALSPTARAFTHRAMATARAAGLTVSFDPNLRPALWPDRDEMVRTVNDLAARADWVLPGLDEGRLLTGERAPADVARWYLARGVRRVVLKDGARGADLYDAAGGTWAQPALPVRAVDTVGAGDGFAAGLISAHLDGLGPRASLARAAAVGALATTSHGDRDGLPTRTRLTAFLRSHAAA